From the Mesotoga prima MesG1.Ag.4.2 genome, the window ACAGCATTGCGGGCCACCATAAATCTGGAAGATTTGGGAAACTGGCGATAAATAGCTCGAAGGCAAACGCGTTCACCGAGTCAATCATTGCCGATTACGACGTTAGAACAGGTAAGAATATTCGAACCCCTGTGAGGGCTTTGTCGGGGGGCAACATGCAGAAACTTCTCGTCGGACGCGAAATCGCATATGATCCTGCCGTTCTTATTGCTTCTCAGCCCACAGCAGGAGTCGATGTGGCAGCGAGAAAGCTCATCCACGATTCGTTCAGGAGACTTTCAAAGAGTGGTTCCGGTATTATCTTGATCAGCGGTGATCTCGAGGAGATAATGGATCTTGCGAATAGAATTATTGTGTTATACCGCGGTAGAGCCGTTGCGGAGCTGGCATACCCTCATTACGATACGACGGAGATCAGTTATTACATGACGGGGATAAGGGGGTCGCAGAATGCAAGCTGCACGAACTCTTAGTCTAAGAAAGCTCCTTCTCTCGCTTCTTCTCGTAGTTTGTATCTTATCGGTTTGGGCACTGATTATATGGTTTGGCGGAGAGTCACCTTTCAAAGGATTCAGCTTTATTATTGAAGGTTCACTAGGCAACCACTATCAGCTTTTGTCTACTTTAAACAAAATGGTTCCATTGATTTTAGCCGCAGCCGCCGTTGCCGTTCCTGCATGGACCGGAATGTGGAACATCGGTGGAGAGGGTCAGTTATTGTTGGGAGCATTCGGGGCTGCTCTAGTCGGTTTTTCTATAGATTTCGGAGCGGGTATCGTGAACATTGTCGTGGCCCTTTTGGTATCTGCTGCATTTGGTATGGCCTGGGCTGCGTGGCCTGCGATATTCAAGATCAAGTTGAGAATGGATGAGGTAGTTACTACTCTGATGGGGAACTACATCGCCGCTCAGTTGATAGCCTATTTGATCAACAAACCATTTAGAGACCCTCGATCACCTCTTGCCCAGACTCCCTATATAAAGTCGAATTATGTCATTCCATATTTGTTCGAAGGGTCACAGTTTTCCGCGACTTTTTTTATTGCTATAGGGATAGTTTTGGTTCTATTCGTATTCAGGAAGAAGTTCATCATGGGATATGAATTTGAAATCACTGGAAGCAACTCGGTTTTTGCAGAGTTGAGTGGAGTTAAGGTCAAGAAGATAAAGCTTCTGTCGATGCTCATTGGAGGTGCTTTGGCAGGTCTAGCCGGTGGTCTTCTGGTCCTGGGAATGACACAAAGGGTTATGCAAAGTTTTCCACCGGGATACGGATTTACTGGTCTCCTGATTTGTCTACTTGCATTCAATGATCCACTGATCATTATTGGGATTGCCTTTCTCTTCTCTGTACTTCAAACCGGAAGTGTGAATCTACAGTTGTTCTCGTCGGTTCCGGCTGAGATTAGCGGTGTTCTTCAAGCGGTTATGGTTTTATTTGTAGCTGCATTCAAGACCTTCATTGTTGGACGGGGGGATAATTAGAATGGACATGGAATTGATCACTACACTATTTCGAACATCAATCCGAATGGCGACTCCAATTCTGCTTGCATCGTTAGGAGGGGCACTAACTTATCATGCAGGTATAATCAACGTGGCTATGGAAGGACTCATGCTGATTAGCGCCTTCTTCTCCGTAGTGTTTTCATATCTTACAGGGAATGCTTTTTACGGCATAATTGCCGGAATGATGGCTTCCATTCTAATATCATTGCTGTACTCAGTTTTTGTAAGTTTCTTGAAAGCAAACAACTTCGCAATCGGTTTTGCAATAAACATATTGGTGAGTTCACTCACTTTATTCCTTATGAGAATCATGTTTAAGGGAGAAAATGCATTCAACTCTCCAGATATAGCGCCAATTCCTGAACTCAAACTCATAACTGGAAACTACTTTCTAGACAACTACATTCTGAATTTCAGTATACTCACTTATCTTTCAATTCTGATTGCTTTTGTCTTGGCATTCATAGTCTACAAGACCTCCTTTGGGCTCAGGCTTAGGGTTTGTGGAGAGATGCCTCAGGCCCTTACAACAGCAGGTGTGAAGGTGGGGTTTGTTCAACTGTGTTCCAGCGTTTTGTGTGGAGCTCTCTGTGGACTTGCGGGGGCACAGCTTTCGCTATACAACGTAAGGATGTTCTCCCGCGAGATGACGGGCGGGAGAGGTTTTGTAGCACTTGCCGCGATTCTAATTTCGGGGGGAAAACCGAAGAGGATACTTGTCATCTCTCTGCTCTTTGGTGTTTTCGATGCTCTTTCTGTCAAGCTGCAAGGCGAGAAGGTCGCGCCTCAGTTCGCTCTAATGCTGCCTTATGTGATGAGTGTAGTCGTTCTGCTGTTGTTTCATCTGAAGTCCAGAAAGGGACTGAAGAACGCCTGAAGCAGAATCTTTCACATGGCTGGACTAGATTACTTGAGCAAGTCAACTTCTGAATCAAGATACCCAAATTATGCGGGCCACAAAAAAGACTGAGCTCTTTTGTGAAGAGCACTTCAAATAACCGTCAATAAGCCTTATGAAACTAGCTTCTTAGGACACCCGTAGCGGCAACATTGCGCCTTTCGTTTTGCTGGCGGTATTGGCTATTATAAGAACTTCAAATGACTAACTCGGAAGCAATTGTGTGTGCACAATCTGAAGCTACAGCTTTATCTTACTGTGGTAGTGAGTTTTGATTCTGTTTCAATAGAGATTTCCTGTAGCCTGATGAAGGTTGACGGGTTGTTAAAAATGGAGTCCAGAAAAGGTTTTTCATCCAACGGCAGGAAGGAAGGGATTGCATGCCACTCTCTAGTAACAGATCAACCTAGACATGTGATGATCTCAATCTGCTTAATATGCGTATGAACCAGAAATGCTAGTTTGGAAAAGACTACACTTTACACTTATTAGTTATGTAGACTTATACTGAAAAGCCAACTTTGTGAACGAAAATCCGGAGCATAAAGTGGCATTTTTTATTTTCGCAGTGACTAACCGTATGTTAACTATTTAGAGAAAGCTGACGAATATCATACCTCAAAGTCTGTCTTGAACTGCCAAAATCCTTCGTATTCTTCAGACTCAGTGATACCCATTGAGCTTACTATAATTTGTTGAGGCTTATCCTAAGCGATTATTGTCACTTATAGTTCTTAATCATTGGTTTTTTACTCAATAAAAGACATAAATGGACCAGGCTCTCTTTCTTTATGTAACTAATCACATTGTCTAATTAGAACAGGGAAACTTCCATTTTGTTTATAATGTAACAAGTGGTATATTAATCGCATCAGTACATTGCACCTCTTCCCATATTTTCCCTGAGCCCTCACTTATTTTGTATAGATGCAAAGCCTCACTTGTGGAGGTGGGTAATGAAGAGCGAAATTTTCTCGTTTTGTTTGCTGGTGCTTATAGCAGCTGTGGTGCTATTTATAAGTCGATGTCCACCCGTTCCAAACACGCTTCCAACAATCACCAAAGCAAGTAGCCCTTCCGGAGCAATATCCCAGAACAGCAGCACATTCAGCTGGAATGGAAGTGATCCGGATGGAACTATTTCCAAGTACGAATACAGAAAAGATGGTGACAGCTGGGTAAGAATGGCACGAGCACAAGCTATACATGGAGTGGATACTCTAAAGGCTTGCACACATTCGAAGGCAAGGCTCAGGACAACGAAGGTACTAACTCGAGTGTGATAAGCGAATTGTTTTCTCTCATGAATTGCAAATGCAACCTACCGGTTCGCCGAATAACCTAGATGGAACTACGAAGACGGGTTTGAAAGTATGCGTTTTAAACGAACAAGGAGATTATTCGCCTGAAATGAAAAACCACTGGTATTCCTGGGAAGATGTTTTTCACAGTACAAGGAGCTAATTACTTCGAGAATATGCAAGTTGCCGAAATGGTTACTGAATATCGCGGGTTTATAATAATATAGGAGGTAAGTTGATGCCGCAATTTCAGTTTGTTGTTTTACGATCCAATAGAGTTTCTTACCGCTTTTAGAAAAACCTATAACCTTTTGGGAAGTTAGTACCCATTTCCGATAAAATGCCGATATATTTCCGATAAATTGCTTCTTTCGTTCTTTCGTGACTCCATTTTTTGCATTCAGTTAACCCTGCTTTTTTTGCTATGAGATAGATCTTCATTCGAGAGCTAAGAGCTTTGCTCTTGGTCCTTAGGAAGCCCTCGGCGGACGCGCTGCCGACTCCATTGAGAAGTGATACAGTTGTAGAACATTGAACGCAAGGCTGTGCAAGAACTGCCCAGGTCGCAATGCCCGCTTCGCGGGGAAAGAGCGGATGAACGCTGCTAAAAACCACGTTATCCGTCAACGATCTTCCGGCCCCGCCGAGAGGATCAAAACCAGATCCCGAAACAAGTTCGGGATGACTCTGAACAGGAGACCCCAAACAGGGGCCCTGAGCAAGAGCATTTCAGGGTAGGCTCATTGGGGTGACAACTAACGGTTATTGCAAAAGGCTAGATTCCGTCATTCCGACAAAGCTCCTGGTCGGAATCTCGATGCTATTGCTTCAAAGTTCTCCTCGGCGAACGCTGACTACTCTCTTGCTCTTCTGACCTCTGACCACTGACCTCTAACCTCGGCTTCTCCAAAACCCGGATCCCGAAACAAGTTCGGGATGACAGAGTGAGGAGTCTCACAGGAATGACGCATAGAGAAACTTTCAAAAACCCGTTGTTCGATAACGCAGTGAGAGCTACAGGAAAGCCGCTACTGGACAACGATGTTTGATAATTTTAGGAGACTCCAACGGTTTTCAGGGTCTCCACAACATTCAGCCAGATAGAATTACTTTTTTGTTGTGAAACTCCAAATTGGACCAACTACTGGTTCTGAGCCTTCGTTCTTTGCGGCGATCTTCCAGTAGTATGTAGTATTTGGAAGGAGGCCGATTTTGTTATAAGTGTTCGTAGTTCGATTCGATCTGAAAAGGGAAGGATTGTGGAAAGTAGAAAGGTATAAATCGTACAATACCGCATCCCCGTCGGGATCTCCGCCTTCCCAAGACAAGAGAACTTCAAGATCAGTGTCTTTCGCGTCATTTGCAGGGGAAGGGTTCGAGGGAACGTTGGGGAATGATTTGACCGTTACTGTGAATGTCTTGTCAGATGACGCTTCCTTCTCGTCTTCTGCTTTTATAGTAACTGCAATATCGCCGAGTGGTCCGCTGACTGTCCATTCATAAAGGCTGCCTGAGACGGTTCCCGGTCCTCCAATAAGACTATATGAAAGAAGATGGCCGTCCGGATCTGAACAATAGTTGGCAAGGTTGATCTGGATTAGCTCTCCAATATTCTCGACAATTGTCTCTATGACACCCCATTCAGGCTTGCTATTCTTAATTGGACAGGCCGTAAGAAATAATACAGTAAGCACAAGAACCACCGTCAGGCGAAAACTCTTCATCTCATTATCCTCCACAATCTGAATTAGGAGATGAGAATGCTGCTTAGTCTGAAAAGTGAGTGGTTCTCTAACAAACATCTCCTTATAGATTTTAGAACAGTATCGGCCGATTCAGGCTCTTCTGGCCAGAGTGTTCTTTGCTGATTCCTTGGAGAAGGAGTTAAGATACACGTGTTCCTACGATAAGATCAGCCGAGAAAGAGCATTATAGAGAGTTTGCTGCGCTAACGAGAGACGAGAAATGGAGAAGCCAGTCTTCTGGCGCAGGCCATTCAAAAGGCGATAATCATCGCTGCCAGTGAAGGCTTCGCCTTCGCCAGTACCACTTCGCGGGAGAAGAGCCGCTGCACGCTTAAAAGCGGAGAACCCGCTGAACGCTGTGAAGAGCCGGTTCTTCGATAAGATCAAAAAACTAAAGAGGTCAGAGGTATGAGGGTAGACGTATGAAGATCAAGATCAAACATCACATACCAACATCATGAACTATTATCAGTATCTTGTGTTCCGTAGCTCTTTTCGAACCTGCAACCACCTACCTGCAACCCCGATCGGTTCAAAACCAGATCCCGAAACAAGTTCGGGATGACAGAGTGAGGGGCTTCCATGAACCGCTGCCCAGACAGCTTCCTCAGTTGCAGCAAAACCTTGAACTGCTGAGCCGGTTTTGTTCACGAAA encodes:
- a CDS encoding ABC transporter permease encodes the protein MQAARTLSLRKLLLSLLLVVCILSVWALIIWFGGESPFKGFSFIIEGSLGNHYQLLSTLNKMVPLILAAAAVAVPAWTGMWNIGGEGQLLLGAFGAALVGFSIDFGAGIVNIVVALLVSAAFGMAWAAWPAIFKIKLRMDEVVTTLMGNYIAAQLIAYLINKPFRDPRSPLAQTPYIKSNYVIPYLFEGSQFSATFFIAIGIVLVLFVFRKKFIMGYEFEITGSNSVFAELSGVKVKKIKLLSMLIGGALAGLAGGLLVLGMTQRVMQSFPPGYGFTGLLICLLAFNDPLIIIGIAFLFSVLQTGSVNLQLFSSVPAEISGVLQAVMVLFVAAFKTFIVGRGDN
- a CDS encoding ABC transporter permease, which translates into the protein MDMELITTLFRTSIRMATPILLASLGGALTYHAGIINVAMEGLMLISAFFSVVFSYLTGNAFYGIIAGMMASILISLLYSVFVSFLKANNFAIGFAINILVSSLTLFLMRIMFKGENAFNSPDIAPIPELKLITGNYFLDNYILNFSILTYLSILIAFVLAFIVYKTSFGLRLRVCGEMPQALTTAGVKVGFVQLCSSVLCGALCGLAGAQLSLYNVRMFSREMTGGRGFVALAAILISGGKPKRILVISLLFGVFDALSVKLQGEKVAPQFALMLPYVMSVVVLLLFHLKSRKGLKNA